One window of the Actinomycetes bacterium genome contains the following:
- a CDS encoding DEAD/DEAH box helicase, translating to MLAAPGRRERVTHVERVPARPGVVGGWPAWAHDELVAALAGSGVTAPWSHQVEAAELAWAGRSTVVATGTASGKSLCYLLPAVTAALDGGGTTLYLSPTKALAADQLRAVTELRLPELRAAAYDGDTASESRDWVRRHATYVLTNPDMLHRSVLPGHPRFARFLRDLRFVVVDECHRYRGVFGSHVASVLRRLQRVCAHYGADPTFVLASATVSEPEVSAGRLTGREVVPVTVDGSPRGELLFALWEPPLTDLTGENEAPVRRSAAAETADLLTDLVLDRVRTVAFVRSRRAAETVSLTARRLLDEVEPELAGRVAAYRAGYLPEERRALEADLQSGRLLGVASTTALELGVDVAGLDAVLMAGFPGTRSSMWQQAGRAGRAGQEALAVMVARDDPLDTYLTHHPETLFGRPVEATVLDPDNPHVLAPHLCAAAAELPLTDDDLTAFGPHAAEVAAGLVGRGLLRRRATGLFWTRPERASDLADIRGVGGRPVGLVEEETGRLLGTVDGGAAHATVHAGAVYLHQGETYLVSSLDLDDQVAMMSRADPDWTTTARDVTEIDVVETTTSREWEHVTLSLGTVQVTNQVVSYLRRRVVTGEVLGEEPLDLPPRHLRTRAVWWTVDADGLGRAGVATAEVPGAAHAAEHASIGLLPLFATCDRWDIGGVSTAHHADTGRMTVFVYDGHPGGAGFAERGHAAALDWLTATRDAIAACECLDGCPSCVQSPKCGNGNDPLDKAGAVRLLDVVLAGAPRGA from the coding sequence CTGCTGGCTGCGCCGGGCCGCCGGGAGCGGGTCACCCACGTCGAGCGGGTGCCGGCCCGGCCCGGAGTCGTGGGCGGCTGGCCGGCATGGGCGCACGACGAGCTGGTCGCCGCGCTGGCCGGCTCCGGGGTGACCGCCCCGTGGTCGCACCAGGTCGAGGCCGCCGAGCTCGCCTGGGCCGGCCGCTCGACGGTCGTCGCCACCGGCACCGCGTCGGGCAAGTCGCTCTGCTACCTCCTGCCGGCCGTCACGGCCGCGCTCGACGGGGGCGGCACCACGCTCTACCTCTCCCCCACCAAGGCCCTGGCGGCCGACCAGCTCCGTGCCGTGACCGAGCTGCGCCTGCCGGAGCTCCGCGCGGCCGCCTATGACGGCGACACCGCCTCCGAGTCGCGGGACTGGGTGCGGCGGCATGCGACGTACGTCCTGACGAACCCGGACATGCTGCACCGCTCGGTGCTGCCCGGGCACCCCCGGTTCGCGCGCTTCCTGCGCGACCTGCGCTTCGTGGTCGTCGACGAGTGCCACCGCTACCGGGGAGTGTTCGGCTCGCACGTCGCGTCGGTCCTGCGGCGGCTGCAGCGGGTGTGCGCGCACTACGGCGCCGACCCCACGTTCGTCCTCGCCTCGGCCACGGTCTCGGAGCCGGAGGTGTCGGCCGGTCGGCTCACCGGGCGCGAGGTCGTCCCGGTGACCGTCGACGGCTCGCCCAGGGGCGAGCTGCTGTTCGCGCTGTGGGAGCCGCCGCTGACCGACCTGACCGGCGAGAACGAGGCGCCGGTACGTCGCAGCGCGGCCGCCGAGACCGCCGACCTGCTGACCGACCTGGTCCTCGACAGGGTGCGGACCGTGGCCTTCGTCCGCTCCCGCCGGGCGGCCGAGACGGTGTCGCTGACCGCGCGCCGGCTCCTCGACGAGGTCGAGCCCGAGCTGGCCGGTCGGGTCGCGGCATACCGCGCCGGCTACCTGCCGGAGGAGCGCCGGGCGCTCGAGGCCGACCTTCAGTCCGGCCGGCTGCTCGGCGTCGCGTCGACCACCGCGCTCGAGCTCGGCGTCGACGTGGCAGGGCTGGACGCGGTGCTGATGGCCGGCTTCCCGGGCACCCGGTCGTCGATGTGGCAGCAGGCCGGCCGGGCCGGGCGGGCCGGTCAGGAGGCGCTCGCGGTGATGGTCGCCCGCGACGACCCCCTCGACACCTACCTGACGCACCACCCGGAGACGCTGTTCGGCCGGCCGGTCGAGGCCACCGTGCTCGACCCGGACAACCCGCACGTCCTGGCACCGCACCTGTGCGCGGCCGCGGCGGAGCTGCCGCTGACCGACGACGACCTGACAGCGTTCGGCCCGCACGCCGCCGAGGTCGCCGCCGGCCTCGTGGGCCGCGGGCTGCTCCGACGCCGGGCCACCGGTCTGTTCTGGACCCGGCCCGAGCGGGCCAGCGACCTGGCCGACATCCGCGGCGTCGGCGGCCGGCCGGTCGGGCTGGTCGAGGAGGAGACCGGCCGCCTGCTCGGCACCGTCGACGGCGGCGCCGCGCACGCCACGGTCCACGCCGGAGCGGTCTACCTGCACCAGGGCGAGACCTACCTGGTGTCCTCGCTCGACCTCGACGACCAGGTCGCGATGATGAGCCGCGCCGACCCGGACTGGACGACGACCGCCCGAGACGTCACCGAGATCGACGTGGTCGAGACCACGACCAGCCGCGAGTGGGAGCACGTCACGCTCTCGCTGGGGACGGTGCAGGTGACCAACCAGGTCGTCTCGTACCTGCGCCGCCGGGTGGTCACCGGCGAGGTGCTGGGCGAGGAGCCGCTCGACCTGCCTCCCCGGCATCTCCGCACCCGCGCCGTCTGGTGGACCGTCGACGCCGACGGCCTGGGCCGGGCCGGCGTCGCGACCGCCGAGGTCCCCGGCGCCGCCCACGCGGCCGAGCACGCCTCGATCGGCCTGCTGCCGTTGTTCGCGACCTGCGACCGGTGGGACATCGGCGGCGTCTCCACGGCGCACCACGCCGACACCGGCCGGATGACCGTCTTCGTCTACGACGGACACCCCGGGGGCGCCGGTTTCGCGGAGAGGGGCCACGCGGCGGCGCTCGACTGGCTGACTGCGACCCGGGACGCCATCGCGGCCTGCGAGTGCCTCGACGGCTGCCCGTCCTGCGTCCAGTCGCCCAAGTGCGGCAACGGCAACGACCCCCTCGACAAGGCCGGCGCGGTGCGGCTGCTCGACGTCGTGCTCGCCGGAGCGCCACGCGGGGCTTAG
- a CDS encoding STAS domain-containing protein, which yields MDLSLSTRTEGDRTIVEVGGEIDVYTAPRLREQLVDLVADGKYHLVVDMERVDFLDSTGLGVLVGGLKRVRAHDGSLRLVCTQERILKIFRITGLTKVFPIHSSVDEAVNAAE from the coding sequence GTGGACCTCTCCCTCTCGACCCGCACCGAGGGTGACCGCACCATCGTCGAAGTGGGCGGCGAGATCGACGTCTACACCGCACCCCGCCTGCGCGAGCAGCTCGTCGACCTGGTCGCGGACGGCAAGTACCACCTCGTGGTCGACATGGAGCGGGTCGACTTCCTGGACTCGACCGGCCTCGGCGTCCTGGTCGGCGGGCTCAAGCGGGTGCGCGCCCACGACGGTTCGCTGCGCCTGGTCTGCACCCAGGAGCGCATCCTCAAGATCTTCCGGATCACCGGCCTGACCAAGGTCTTCCCGATCCACTCCTCGGTGGACGAGGCGGTCAACGCCGCCGAATGA
- a CDS encoding ATP-binding protein, producing the protein MATVELRFSALPAHVRTARLVAAAVARRSGVDEAVLDEVRLAVGEACSRAVHLHRRFCPDRPVTVTLVDDPEVFRVVVADEAPVDDGTDEGDLADLTDLTDLSGGAADLDDVVPPGVGLAVIAGLVDDVTVEQGGPGGAQGMTVRMSWPTKV; encoded by the coding sequence GTGGCGACCGTCGAGCTCCGCTTCAGCGCCCTGCCGGCGCACGTGCGCACGGCCCGGCTGGTGGCCGCCGCGGTGGCCCGCCGCTCGGGGGTCGACGAGGCGGTCCTCGACGAGGTGCGCCTCGCCGTGGGCGAGGCCTGCTCGCGGGCCGTGCACCTGCACCGGCGCTTCTGCCCCGACCGTCCCGTCACCGTCACCCTGGTCGACGACCCCGAGGTGTTCCGGGTGGTCGTCGCCGACGAGGCGCCGGTCGACGACGGCACCGACGAGGGCGACCTGGCCGACCTCACCGACCTCACCGACCTGTCCGGCGGCGCGGCCGACCTGGACGACGTGGTGCCCCCCGGCGTGGGGCTCGCAGTCATCGCCGGCCTGGTCGACGACGTGACCGTCGAGCAGGGCGGACCCGGTGGCGCCCAGGGGATGACCGTGCGGATGTCCTGGCCCACCAAGGTCTGA
- a CDS encoding sodium-translocating pyrophosphatase, giving the protein MSGPTLAADGEQLDLTGANLTYVVIVGVIALIALGFAVALRSSVLAAGQGTERMQSIAAAVQEGASAFLARQFRTLAAFAVLALILLSLLPADTASIRVGRSVFFLVGAGFSAFIAYAGMGLATRANVRVAAAAREDNGAATAMQIAFRTGGVVGFLTVGLGLLGAATVVLIYKGDAPTVLEGFGFGAALLAMFIRVGGGIFTKAADVGADLVGKVEQNIPEDDPRNAATIADNVGDNVGDCAGMAADLFESYAVMLVAALILGRAAFGEEGLVFPLIVPAIGVVTAIIGVFITRLRPTDKSGMQAINRAFFTSAAISAVLCAIAAFVYLPSALSDLSSIEPGIVAEAGDRDPRLLAIGAVVIGIALASVIQLLTGYFTESARRPVQDIVRTSLTGPATVILSGFTVGLESAVYTALLIGSAVFGAYLLGGGSVLLGLFCVALAGTGLLTTVGVIVAMDTFGPISDNAQGIAEMSGDIDEAGARVLTDLDAVGNTTKAITKGIAISTAVLAATALFGSFTDSVKTAVADTGEELGNSVRDLQYTGVLNVSDPKNLVGLIIGASVVFMFSSLAINAVTRAAGAIVFEVRRQFREIPGIMEGTGKPEYGKVVDICTRDSLRELATPGLLAVLAPIAVGFGLGVGALGSYLAGAIAAGTLMAILLANSGGAWDNAKKMVEDGANGGKGSPAHEATIIGDTVGDPFKDTAGPAINPLIKVMNLVSLLIAPAVVSLSLGEDENTALRVLIALLAVGVIVGAVVFSKRKSIAVAEEKEEAGVPQV; this is encoded by the coding sequence ATGTCGGGGCCCACCCTTGCCGCGGACGGCGAGCAGCTCGATCTGACCGGTGCCAACCTCACCTACGTCGTCATCGTGGGCGTGATCGCACTGATCGCTCTCGGCTTCGCGGTGGCGCTGCGCAGCAGCGTGCTGGCCGCCGGCCAGGGCACCGAGCGCATGCAGAGCATCGCGGCGGCGGTGCAGGAGGGCGCGTCCGCCTTCCTCGCGCGCCAGTTCCGCACCCTGGCGGCCTTCGCCGTCCTCGCCCTGATCCTCCTGTCGCTGCTCCCGGCGGACACCGCCTCGATCCGCGTCGGCCGCAGCGTCTTCTTCCTCGTGGGTGCCGGGTTCTCCGCCTTCATCGCGTACGCCGGCATGGGGCTCGCGACGCGCGCCAACGTCCGGGTGGCCGCTGCTGCGCGCGAAGACAACGGTGCGGCCACCGCGATGCAGATCGCCTTCCGCACCGGCGGTGTCGTCGGCTTCCTCACGGTCGGCCTCGGCCTGCTGGGTGCCGCAACCGTGGTCCTGATCTACAAGGGCGACGCCCCGACCGTCCTCGAGGGCTTCGGCTTCGGTGCCGCGCTGCTCGCGATGTTCATCCGGGTCGGCGGCGGCATCTTCACCAAGGCCGCCGACGTCGGCGCCGACCTCGTCGGCAAGGTCGAGCAGAACATCCCCGAGGACGACCCGCGCAACGCCGCGACCATCGCCGACAACGTCGGCGACAACGTGGGTGACTGCGCCGGCATGGCCGCGGACCTCTTCGAGTCGTACGCCGTCATGCTGGTCGCCGCGCTCATCCTGGGCCGTGCCGCCTTCGGCGAGGAGGGCCTGGTCTTCCCGCTCATCGTCCCGGCCATCGGGGTCGTCACCGCCATCATCGGTGTCTTCATCACCCGGCTGCGCCCCACGGACAAGAGCGGCATGCAGGCCATCAACCGGGCGTTCTTCACCTCTGCCGCCATCTCGGCCGTCCTCTGCGCGATCGCGGCGTTCGTCTACCTGCCGTCCGCGCTCTCGGACCTGTCGAGCATCGAGCCCGGCATCGTCGCCGAGGCCGGCGACCGCGACCCGCGGCTGCTCGCCATCGGCGCGGTCGTCATCGGCATCGCGCTCGCCTCGGTGATCCAGCTGCTGACCGGCTACTTCACGGAGAGTGCCCGGCGCCCCGTGCAGGACATCGTGCGCACGTCCCTCACCGGCCCCGCCACGGTCATCCTGTCCGGCTTCACCGTCGGCCTCGAGTCGGCCGTCTACACCGCGCTGCTGATCGGCTCGGCCGTCTTCGGGGCGTACCTGCTCGGTGGCGGGTCGGTGCTCCTGGGTCTGTTCTGCGTGGCCCTCGCCGGCACCGGCCTCCTCACCACGGTCGGCGTCATCGTCGCCATGGACACGTTCGGCCCGATCTCGGACAACGCGCAGGGCATCGCCGAGATGTCCGGTGACATCGACGAGGCCGGTGCTCGCGTTCTGACGGACCTCGACGCGGTGGGCAACACCACAAAGGCGATCACCAAGGGCATCGCGATCTCGACCGCCGTCCTCGCGGCGACGGCACTCTTCGGCTCCTTCACCGACTCGGTCAAGACCGCGGTCGCCGACACCGGCGAGGAGCTCGGCAACTCGGTTCGCGACCTGCAGTACACCGGCGTGCTCAACGTGTCGGACCCGAAGAACCTGGTCGGTCTGATCATCGGCGCCTCGGTGGTCTTCATGTTCTCCTCGCTCGCTATCAACGCCGTGACCCGTGCCGCCGGCGCCATCGTGTTCGAGGTGCGCCGCCAGTTCCGCGAGATCCCGGGGATCATGGAGGGCACCGGCAAGCCGGAGTACGGCAAGGTCGTCGACATCTGCACCCGCGACTCGCTGCGCGAGCTCGCCACCCCGGGCCTGCTGGCCGTCCTCGCCCCCATCGCTGTCGGCTTCGGCCTCGGCGTGGGCGCCCTGGGCTCGTACCTCGCCGGCGCCATCGCCGCCGGCACCCTGATGGCGATCCTGCTCGCGAACTCCGGTGGTGCCTGGGACAACGCGAAGAAGATGGTCGAGGACGGCGCCAACGGCGGCAAGGGGTCGCCGGCCCACGAGGCGACGATCATCGGCGACACCGTCGGCGACCCGTTCAAGGACACCGCGGGCCCGGCCATCAACCCGCTCATCAAGGTGATGAATCTGGTGTCGCTGCTCATCGCGCCGGCCGTCGTGTCGCTGTCGCTGGGCGAGGACGAGAACACCGCGCTGCGGGTGCTGATCGCGCTCCTTGCGGTCGGGGTCATCGTCGGTGCGGTCGTCTTCTCCAAGCGCAAGAGCATCGCGGTCGCAGAGGAGAAGGAAGAAGCCGGCGTCCCCCAGGTCTGA
- a CDS encoding methyltransferase — protein MRSSSPSARASRSQRRRKKPASPRSELREAFRAAGYTVDGVADRLGPEATAALQRHETVPARRRTCGGDPLDALVRLFLLQDPVDARTTGLPVAALLAAGLVEQSTGEVRAVLDVRPYGEAVVGHSGEAVVGHGGEAVVGHRGEAVVGHSGEPEGPAWWVVSDLGTGLDGRHRRLDPEHVLGVGGASATLAQVTVRRDVDRTLDIGTGCGVQALHASRHSRAVVATDVSARALRLAAMTAGLSDVRLDLRPGDLLQPVEGESFDLVVCNPPFVVGAPAGAARHTYRDAGLDLDGLGARLSASAPELLRHGGTFQMLANWVHLAGGESWEERVAGWLPAHGVDALVVQREVLDPAEYVATWLRDAGEEGSTTYRPHYDAWLGALEDAGVQGIGFGVVSVRRTGDAPRVTTLDWPHPVQQPLGPHLDAWFARQRWLAAHRDDHALSRAVLVLADDVVQEQRGAPGADDPAHLVLRQQLGLRRAVEADTATAALAGACDGQLPVGTLVAAVREVLGGVPDGLLDEVRHLVDVGVLEPPV, from the coding sequence GTGCGGTCGTCTTCTCCAAGCGCAAGAGCATCGCGGTCGCAGAGGAGAAGGAAGAAGCCGGCGTCCCCCAGGTCTGAGCTGCGGGAGGCGTTCCGGGCGGCGGGCTACACCGTCGACGGGGTCGCCGACCGGCTCGGGCCGGAGGCCACGGCGGCCCTGCAGCGGCACGAGACCGTCCCGGCCCGGCGGCGTACGTGCGGCGGCGACCCGCTCGACGCCCTGGTCCGGCTCTTCCTGCTGCAAGACCCGGTCGACGCCCGGACGACCGGCCTTCCGGTCGCCGCGCTCCTGGCCGCAGGCCTGGTCGAGCAGTCCACCGGCGAGGTCCGCGCGGTGCTCGACGTCCGTCCGTACGGCGAAGCCGTCGTCGGGCACAGCGGCGAAGCCGTCGTCGGGCACGGCGGCGAAGCCGTCGTCGGGCACCGCGGCGAAGCCGTCGTCGGGCACAGCGGGGAGCCGGAGGGGCCGGCCTGGTGGGTGGTGTCCGACCTCGGCACCGGGCTGGACGGCCGGCACCGGCGGCTCGACCCGGAGCACGTCCTCGGTGTCGGTGGCGCGTCGGCGACCCTCGCGCAGGTGACGGTGCGGCGTGACGTCGACCGGACCCTGGACATCGGCACCGGCTGCGGTGTGCAGGCGCTGCACGCGTCGCGGCACAGCCGCGCGGTCGTGGCGACGGACGTGTCCGCCAGGGCGCTGCGTCTCGCCGCGATGACGGCCGGGCTGTCGGACGTACGTCTCGACCTCCGGCCGGGTGACCTGCTGCAACCGGTCGAGGGCGAGAGCTTCGACCTGGTCGTGTGCAACCCGCCGTTCGTCGTCGGCGCACCGGCCGGCGCCGCGCGGCACACCTACCGCGACGCCGGCCTGGACCTGGACGGCCTCGGCGCGCGGCTCTCAGCGTCGGCACCGGAGCTGCTGCGCCACGGTGGGACGTTCCAGATGCTCGCGAACTGGGTGCACCTCGCCGGCGGCGAGTCGTGGGAGGAGCGGGTCGCCGGGTGGCTGCCCGCGCACGGCGTGGACGCGCTCGTCGTGCAGCGTGAGGTCCTGGACCCGGCGGAGTACGTCGCCACCTGGCTGCGCGACGCCGGAGAAGAGGGCTCGACGACGTACCGACCGCACTACGACGCCTGGCTGGGCGCGCTCGAGGACGCCGGAGTGCAGGGCATCGGCTTCGGCGTCGTGTCGGTCCGGCGGACCGGAGACGCGCCTCGGGTGACGACGCTCGACTGGCCGCACCCGGTGCAGCAGCCGCTCGGCCCCCACCTTGATGCGTGGTTCGCGCGGCAGCGCTGGCTGGCCGCGCACCGCGACGACCATGCGTTGTCGCGGGCGGTGCTGGTGCTCGCGGACGACGTCGTGCAGGAGCAGCGCGGGGCGCCCGGCGCCGATGATCCCGCGCACCTGGTGCTGCGGCAGCAGCTCGGTCTGCGCCGGGCCGTCGAGGCCGACACGGCCACAGCCGCGCTGGCCGGTGCCTGCGACGGGCAGCTTCCTGTGGGCACACTGGTCGCGGCCGTGCGCGAGGTCCTGGGTGGGGTTCCGGACGGGCTTCTCGACGAGGTGCGTCACCTGGTCGATGTGGGGGTGCTGGAGCCGCCGGTTTGA